A stretch of the Asticcacaulis sp. ZE23SCel15 genome encodes the following:
- a CDS encoding prephenate dehydratase: protein MSNPQRIAFQGEPGAFSHQAIKRWFPGAEAVAHPTFEEAFAAVRSGECDLGMIPVENSLAGRVADVHHLLPHSGLKIIGERFLPIEMNLMVNKGAKLADIKVAFSHPMALMQCRNSLRELNILPEVFHDTAGSARALKESGAMDRAAIAPEVAAELYGLEIIRPNLEDARHNTTRFLVLTGEQSVVDPAPEIPCVTTFVFRVRSIPAALYKALGGFATNGVNMTKLESYSENGSFSVTFFYADVEARPSDRALQLAMEELKFFATDVEILGVYPQDEFRRK from the coding sequence ATGTCAAATCCTCAAAGAATCGCCTTTCAGGGCGAACCCGGCGCCTTCAGCCATCAGGCCATAAAGCGCTGGTTCCCCGGTGCCGAAGCGGTCGCCCACCCGACTTTTGAGGAAGCGTTCGCGGCGGTGCGCAGTGGTGAGTGTGACCTCGGCATGATCCCGGTCGAAAACTCTCTGGCCGGACGGGTGGCGGATGTCCATCACCTGCTGCCCCATTCGGGATTGAAGATTATCGGTGAGCGGTTCTTGCCGATCGAGATGAACCTGATGGTCAATAAGGGCGCGAAACTTGCCGACATCAAGGTCGCGTTTTCTCACCCTATGGCCCTGATGCAATGCCGCAATTCGTTGCGCGAACTGAATATTCTGCCGGAGGTGTTTCACGATACGGCAGGGTCGGCCCGCGCCCTGAAAGAAAGTGGCGCTATGGACCGGGCGGCGATTGCCCCGGAAGTGGCCGCAGAGCTTTACGGCCTTGAGATCATCCGCCCGAACCTTGAGGACGCGCGCCATAACACCACGCGCTTTCTGGTGCTGACGGGCGAGCAAAGCGTGGTCGATCCGGCCCCCGAAATCCCTTGCGTCACCACCTTTGTATTCCGGGTGCGCTCTATTCCGGCAGCGCTCTATAAAGCCTTGGGCGGGTTTGCCACCAACGGTGTCAATATGACCAAGCTGGAAAGCTATTCGGAAAACGGCTCGTTCTCGGTGACCTTCTTTTATGCCGATGTCGAGGCGCGCCCCTCTGATCGCGCCCTGCAATTGGCCATGGAAGAACTGAAATTCTTTGCGACCGATGTCGAGATTTTGGGCGTCTATCCGCAGGACGAGTTTCGCAGGAAATAA
- a CDS encoding 3-deoxy-manno-octulosonate cytidylyltransferase, protein MTSLVIIPARMAATRLPDKPLADIAGLPMIVRVMKQAQKASGVRVVVAAGDQAIVDAIVAHGGEAVLTDPALPSGSDQIMAALKAVDPEGRHDIVINLQGDMPFVDPDVISRTVALLNDQPKADIATLVATEHSPADRGNKDVVKAVLTTSGKALYFTRSTLFGDAPIWRHIGIYGYRRAALEAFTAAPPSPLETLEKLEQLRALEMDMNIYALVVEDAPLSVDNPADLDAAIAYAQINGL, encoded by the coding sequence GTGACATCACTGGTTATTATCCCCGCCCGAATGGCCGCTACGCGCCTGCCGGATAAGCCTCTGGCCGATATTGCGGGCCTGCCCATGATCGTGCGGGTGATGAAGCAGGCGCAGAAAGCCAGCGGTGTTCGCGTGGTCGTGGCCGCCGGTGATCAGGCCATTGTCGATGCGATTGTGGCCCACGGGGGAGAAGCGGTACTGACCGATCCGGCCCTGCCGTCGGGGTCTGACCAAATCATGGCGGCCCTCAAAGCCGTCGATCCGGAAGGCCGCCATGACATTGTGATCAATCTTCAGGGCGATATGCCGTTTGTGGATCCTGACGTTATTAGCCGCACCGTGGCGCTGTTAAACGATCAGCCCAAGGCCGATATCGCTACCCTTGTGGCCACCGAACATTCCCCTGCCGACCGTGGCAATAAGGATGTGGTCAAGGCGGTACTGACGACCTCCGGTAAGGCATTATACTTCACGCGCTCGACCCTGTTTGGTGACGCGCCTATCTGGCGGCATATCGGCATCTATGGCTACCGGCGGGCGGCGCTGGAAGCCTTTACCGCCGCCCCGCCATCACCGCTGGAGACGCTTGAAAAGCTTGAGCAACTGCGCGCCCTCGAAATGGATATGAATATCTATGCGCTGGTGGTAGAGGACGCGCCCCTGTCGGTCGATAATCCGGCAGACCTTGATGCCGCCATTGCCTATGCTCAGATTAACGGACTCTGA